The Ancylothrix sp. D3o genome segment CACCCCTAATTACTACGATTTCAAATTTGCGAAAAGCACACTTATATGATTTCAATTCCTGCTCAACCCTACAACTATGAACTCCCCGATCTCCAAAAAGTTGCCCTGGTTATTATCGATATGCAGCGAGATTTTTTAGAAATCGGTGGGTTTGGAGAAAGTCTCGGCAATGACGTCAGCCGGTTGCAAACAATTATCCCTACTATCCAACAATTATTAACCAGCTTTCGCGGCAAAAATCTCCCCATTATTCACACCCGCGAAGGACACCAACCCGACTTATCAGACTGCCCACCTTCTAAAATAAATCGAGGTAAAACCACCTTAAAAATTGGAGATACAGGCCCAATGGGACGCATTTTAATTTTAGAAGAACCAGGAAACAACATCATCCCCCAACTGCAACCACTCCCCGGAGAAATAGTCATTTCCAAACCAGGAAAAGGCGCATTTTATAAAACTTTTTTAGAACACTTATTGCGAGAAAAAAACATCACCCATCTGATCCTCACCGGCGTCACCACAGAAGTTTGTGTCCAAACCACCATGCGCGAAGCCAACGACAGAGGCTTTGAATGTTTGCTAGTAGAAGACGCCACAGAAAGTTATTTTCCCCAATTTAAACAAGCCACCTTAGAAATGATCACCGCCCAAGGGGGTATCATCGGATGGACAGCAACCGCCCAGCAAGTTTTGCAAGCCTTAGAAACTTGAAAAAAACAACCATCCAGCATCAAGACAACAGCCCCCATCTGCAAGCGCCAAGCCCTCAATACCGGCCTGATCATTTACCAAGAAAAACTTATCCTCTAGCATACCGTCCCAAGGCATTCTTGGCCGCCTACACATCACGGCCCACCAGAGAGAAAAATATCTTTTTCAAAAACGCGGTACAATTCACATCGAAGGAAAAATGGAAATGCTGACTTATCTTTGGGCCGGCATCCAAAACCTTTCACTGAGTACAAGCCTCATTTATCCCCTTTTTAAACTTATCCCAATCGCCAAAAACCGGCTTTCTTTTGACGCGCACCTTGCGATCAAAGGAGAAGGATTTTTTTGCTAAATTTTCCAAAATATAAATATTTCTACTTTTTTATAAGCAATCAAAAATCTCCTTTATAATTAAAACCTAAACTTTCCCCAAATCTACCTTGCAACAAAACCCAGCACGTCTCGTCCCTCTCGAATTAAAAAACAAAACCAAAAAATTCAAGAGAGCCAAAAACAGATGAACGATAATAAAAAAGCCCCGGTCGTCATTTTAATTGTAGATGACACCTTAAACACCATGAGCTATGATTTAACCAAATTAGGCTTTGAAGTGTTGACAGCCAGCGATGGAGAGAGCGCCATAAAAAAAGCCCAAAAGGCAAACCCAGACATCATTCTTTTAGACATAATGAGGGAACATACAAATGCCTTTAAAACCTGCAAAATACTCAAAGCAAATTGTTTAACAAAAAACATTCCTGTCATTTTTATAAGTGCCTTTTGCGAAGTCGTAGATAAAGTTCAAGCCTTTAAAATAGGGGCTGTTGACTATATAACAAAACCGATTCAACCAGAAGAACTTTTAGCCCGGATCAACAACCACTTAAACCTCAGTAAGCTCCACAAAAACCTAGAAGATAAAAACCAAAAACTTCAACTAGAAACGGTGAAAAAACAAAAAATCGAAGCCACCCTCCGAAACCAAATCGTCCGCGAACGAATCTTAGGCTCAATGCGAGAGCGAATCAGACAATCTTTAAACCTCCAAGAAATTTTAAAAACCACCGTCGAAGAAGTCCGCAAATTTTTACAAACAGACCGCGTACTTATTTATCAATTCCAAGAAGATTGGAGTGGCATAGTAGTCGTAGAATCTGTTAGCAAAAAAACATTTTCTATCCTTAATAAACAAATCACAGACCCCTGTTTCGGCGAAAACTATATAAAGCCCTACCGCCAAGGCAAAATCCACAGCACCAAAGATATCTATAAATCAAATTTACAACCATGCTACATCGAATTTTTAGAACAATTTCAAGTTCGCTCAAACCTAGTAGTACCTATCCTTCAAACAGATAGTTTATGGGGACTCTTAATCGCCCACCACTGCACAGAACCGCGAACCTGGCAAAACTTAGATATAGACCTACTCAAACAATTTTCCTCACAAATTGCCATCGCCATTCAACAAGCCCAACTTTACGAACAACTCAAAGCAGCCAACCAAGAACTCCATCGTTTAGCCAGCCTAGACGGGCTAACATTATTAGCAAACCGGCGAAAATTTGACCAAATTCTCAGCCAAGAATGGCGACGAATGGCAAGAGAAAATCAACCGATATCCTTAATTTTATGTGACGTCGATTGTTTTAAACTCTACAACGACACCTACGGACATCAAGCCGGTGACGACTGTTTGCGACAAGTTGCACGCGCCATGAGTAGCACCATCAGCCGGCCCGGAGATTTAGCCGCTCGCTACGGCGGAGAAGAATTTGCCATAATTTTACCCAACACCGACCAAACCACAGCCCTCAAAACCGCTGAAAACATCCGTCTCGCCATAAAAAACCAAGCCATCCCTCACAGCAAATCTCTGATCAGCAAAATAGTCTCCCTAAGTTTAGGTACAAGCACCCTCATTCCCCGGCTTGACACCAGCCCAGACAAACTGATCACCCTCGCAGACAAAGCCCTTTATCAAGCAAAACAGCAAGGACGAGATCGCGTAGTAGCCGGCATGATAGAAGAACTCAGCAGACAAGAATAGACTTTATCTAAACCAGTCCCACCGCAACTGATCGAACGCCCCTACCCTTCTTGTCCAACTGTGCTACCATCTGGGAAAAATATTCCCCCCTATTAAAAATCTAATGGGCAAGGTTCTAGTCCTGAACGCCTCCTACGAGCCGCTCAACATCACCAGTTGGCGGCGAGCGGTCGTTTTGTTGCTCAAAGGAAAAGCCGAACAAGTCGAGCATAACGGCAAATACCTCTCTGCCGAATTTCCCCTGCCGACAGTGATCAGGCTACGCTACTACGTTCGTGTCCCTTACAAAGAAATTCCCCTAACCCGCCGGAACATCTTGCACCGAGACGGCCACACTTGTCAATATTGCGGATACACCGGCGACGACCTGACCCTCGATCACGTCCATCCCCGTTCAAGAGGTGGCCCTGATACCTGGGAAAACATTGTTACCGCCTGCGTGCGCTGCAATGTCAAAAAAGGCAACCGTACCCCCAAAGAAGCGAATATGCCTCTCGATAACCCACCCCGCCAACCGTATAGCGGTCTGTACTTTGAGGTGAGCAAACACCTAAAAAACGGACACAATGACGAATGGCAAAAATACGTCATCGGTTCCTAGTCCCCGGTCGTTGAAAAAACGCTGGGGGCTTTTTGCTATAACCCATACTTTTACTTTTTTTGGAGGTGTCTGCCGACTTACCCGTATTCGGCAGACCCACATTTCCGTAGGCGCTTTTTTTTGTCAAGATCAAGAATAGGAATTTGAGATAGTTTTTAAATAAACTATAAAATTTCAAATCTAAGATCACAAATCAATCAAAGTCATCTACAAATCTCCTTAAATACGGTTTTCTTCAGCCATGCCATCTTCTCATTCACTCTCAACAGCCAACCAAGCCACAATGGCATCTACAACAAAACGTCCCACTGAGCATAACAACTCTGCCGCCTCCGAACCCGAAACGGCAGAAGACGCTGACCCACTAGCACCCACCGTTCTTGAAACTGCTATCATCGTCAAAACACCGTCTACTAATAGCATCCTGCCCGTAGCCCAGTCGCTCGACAGCAAACTGGAAGCTCTGCGGCAAACCCTCCACCGGCACCGAGGGGAACGTCAGCTTATCATCCTCCAAGACTTCCCCGACCCTGATGCCCTTTCCGGCGCCTGGGCCTATAAACTCATTGCCCAGCAATACGGCATTGTCTGCGATATCGTGTATGCGGGAGCGCTGTCTCACCAAGAAAACATCGCCCTTGTTAAACTCACCGGCCTCCCTGTCACCCGCTTGGCGGTGGAAACTGCCAAAAGAAAAGATTTATCCATTTATCAAGGCTGCGTACTGATCGATAACCAAGGCACTACCAGCACCCTCACCCCCCTCATCCAGGCTGCCAAGCTACCAATCACGATGATCATTGATCATCACACCCAACAAGGCAACACTGAGGCCGAGTTTATTGATATCCGCCCCCATATTCGCGCTACTGCTACTATTCTCAGCCAATACCTGCAAGCCGGCCTGCTCAAGTTTGACAATCAAATTAATGATCATGTCAAATGTGCTACTGCTCTGATGCACGGTTTACGCTCTGATACTGATGCTTTGCGCCAAGCTCAAGAAGAGGATTTTTTAGCGGCTGCTTTTTTGAGCCGGTTTTATGATAGCCAATTACTAAGCGCTGTTTTGCAAGCTTCTCGCTCTAAGCGGGTTATGGATGTGATTGAGCGAGCTTTGCATAACCGAATGATACAAAATAATTTTTCTATTGCCGGTGTTGGTTATCTCCGATATGAAGACCGCGATGCCATCCCCCAAGCGGCTGATTTTCTGCTAACTGAAGAAAATGTCCATACTGCTGTTGTTTATGGCATTGTCCATGATGAGGATCAAGAATTGGAAGTTGTCACCGGCAGTCTCCGCACTGATAAGCTTACTTTAGATCCTGATGAGTTTATCAAAGAGGCTTTTGGACAAGATGCTCATGGCCGGTTTTTTGGCGGTGGTAGAAGTCAAGCCGGTGGTTTTGAAATTCCTATGGGTTTTCTTTCTGGTTGTAATGAAAATAAGGAGTATGCTCGTCTGAAATGGGAGGTTTTTGATATGCAAATTAAACAAAAGCTTCTTGAGTTGGTTAATCCTGATACGAGTTATCCTCATCATTCAGATTAGAATCTTGCTTGCTAGGGGAGGTTTTTATTTAACCGCAGATAAACGCAGATAAACGCAGATGGGTTAATTGTTTGTAGTCTGGGTTAAATAAACTTTTTCTACCCAATTTTATCTCATCCGCGTTTATCTGCTGTTAATATATTATTCAAGTTCTTTTTTGATTGGTTCGGTAATGGTAATTACGCTAAAAACTGGGCTTTTTCTTAGTTTTTTAGTGGCGGTGTTATCTTTCGTGCCCTCGCTTTGAAAAAAAGCCTATAGATCACAATAGTAAGTTAAGTATTACCAACCCTGAGCTATGAAACTTTATCTGATCCGTCATGGCATTGCTGCTGATCCCGTAGAATACGAAAAAGACGAAGACCGGCCTTTAACTGAGGACGGTAAGCGCAAAACCCAAAAAATCGCTAAACGCTTGCGAGAGTTGGATTTGCAGTTTGATTTAATCTTGACTTCCCCGCTGGTACGGGCAAAGCAAACGGCAGAATTGCTGAAAAATGCCGGTTTATCTTCTAAACTAGAGGAATCGATTTTTTTGGCGACCAATGGAGATATTCAAGGCTGGTTTGATTGGCTTTTGAAGTGGCAGGCTGCCGGTGGTGATTCTCTGGCTCTGGTTGGTCATCAGCCAAATCTGGCTAATTGGGCGGAGTTGTTGGTGTGGGGAGAGGTAAAAGAAAAGCTGGTTCTTAAAAAGGCTGGCATTATTGGCTTAATTTTGCCTCAAGATGGTCTGCCGTTGGGCCGGTGTGAGATGTTTTGGCTGACTGCTCCTAAGTTTCTCATCGGCTAGGTCTGTTGTTTTTTCTGAGATGTGATAAATCTTAGGGGGCCGGTTTCTACAATTGCCGCTTTTATCGCATGATAGTTCTTCCTTATCAGGTTTAGCATATCATGTCCGGGGCGGAGTTGTCAAGCAAAATCTCTCTTCTTAAAGCCGGTTTTTTTAATAAACTTGGTTTCTGAGATGTGATAAATCTTAGGGGGCCGGTTTCTACAATTGCCGCTTTTATCGCATGATAGTTCTTCCTTATCAGGTTTAGCATATCATGTCCGGGGCGGAGTTGTCAAGCAAAATCTCTCTTCTTAAAGCCGGTTTTTTTAATAAACTTGGTTTCTGAGATGTGATAAATCTTAGGGGGCCGGTTTCTACAATTCCAGCTTTGATTAGATGATAGTTCTTCCTTATCAGGTTTAGCATATCATGTCCGGGGCGGTGTTGTCAAGCAAAATCTCTCTTCTTAAAGCCGGTTTTTTTAATAAACTTGGTTGCTGAGATGTGATAAATCTTAGGGGGCCGGTTTCTACAATTACAGCTTTGATTAGATGATAGTTATTTCTGAGCAATTTTACGAAAACATATCTGGTGGACGGCTGATCTTGTAAAAAGATTGTTTTGAAACAGAAATCAGGTCTTCGGTTTCTGGTAACTTAACCTGTATATTAGATACACGCAAAGGGTAAGCCATGAGTGTCGCCAGTGAAGTTAAGACCGGCTTTGAATTCAAGCCTGGGTTAGAAGGAGTACCAGCAACCCTATCCAGCATCAGTTATGTAGACGGAAAACAAGGAATATTAGAATATCGAGGCATTCCCATAGAAGAGGTTGCTCTTAAAAGCTCGTTCGTTGAAACCTCTTATTTATTAATTTGGGGCGAACTGCCGACCCAAGCAGAACTGGCAGAATTTGAACACGAGATCCGCTATCACCGGCGCATCAAATACCGTATTCGGGACATGATGAAATGCTTCCCCGAAACCGGCCACCCAATGGACGCCCTCCAAGCCAGCGCCGCCGCCCTGGGACTATTTTACTCGCGCCGGGCCCTTGATGATCCTGCTTATATTCGCGCAGCAACCGTCCGCCTGCTGGCCAAAATTCCGACAATGGTTGCAGCATTTCAAATGATGCGGAATGGTAACGATCCGATCCAACCCCGCGATGATCTTGACTATTCTGCCAACTTCCTGTATATGCTCACGGAACGGGAACCCGACGAACTGGCAGCCAGAGTGTTTGATGTTTGCCTAATCTTACACGCGGAACACACGATCAACGCTTCTACATTTTCCGCCAGAGTCACTGCCTCCACGCTAACCGATCCCTATGCTGTGGTAGCATCAGCAGTTGGAACCCTAGCCGGCCCTCTACACGGCGGTGCCAATGAAGAAGTCATCGATATGCTCGAAGAAATTGGCAGCGTTGAAAACGTCCGCGCTTACGTTGACAAATGTGTG includes the following:
- a CDS encoding cysteine hydrolase family protein yields the protein MISIPAQPYNYELPDLQKVALVIIDMQRDFLEIGGFGESLGNDVSRLQTIIPTIQQLLTSFRGKNLPIIHTREGHQPDLSDCPPSKINRGKTTLKIGDTGPMGRILILEEPGNNIIPQLQPLPGEIVISKPGKGAFYKTFLEHLLREKNITHLILTGVTTEVCVQTTMREANDRGFECLLVEDATESYFPQFKQATLEMITAQGGIIGWTATAQQVLQALET
- a CDS encoding diguanylate cyclase domain-containing protein, which codes for MNDNKKAPVVILIVDDTLNTMSYDLTKLGFEVLTASDGESAIKKAQKANPDIILLDIMREHTNAFKTCKILKANCLTKNIPVIFISAFCEVVDKVQAFKIGAVDYITKPIQPEELLARINNHLNLSKLHKNLEDKNQKLQLETVKKQKIEATLRNQIVRERILGSMRERIRQSLNLQEILKTTVEEVRKFLQTDRVLIYQFQEDWSGIVVVESVSKKTFSILNKQITDPCFGENYIKPYRQGKIHSTKDIYKSNLQPCYIEFLEQFQVRSNLVVPILQTDSLWGLLIAHHCTEPRTWQNLDIDLLKQFSSQIAIAIQQAQLYEQLKAANQELHRLASLDGLTLLANRRKFDQILSQEWRRMARENQPISLILCDVDCFKLYNDTYGHQAGDDCLRQVARAMSSTISRPGDLAARYGGEEFAIILPNTDQTTALKTAENIRLAIKNQAIPHSKSLISKIVSLSLGTSTLIPRLDTSPDKLITLADKALYQAKQQGRDRVVAGMIEELSRQE
- a CDS encoding HNH endonuclease; the protein is MGKVLVLNASYEPLNITSWRRAVVLLLKGKAEQVEHNGKYLSAEFPLPTVIRLRYYVRVPYKEIPLTRRNILHRDGHTCQYCGYTGDDLTLDHVHPRSRGGPDTWENIVTACVRCNVKKGNRTPKEANMPLDNPPRQPYSGLYFEVSKHLKNGHNDEWQKYVIGS
- a CDS encoding bifunctional oligoribonuclease/PAP phosphatase NrnA, with protein sequence MPSSHSLSTANQATMASTTKRPTEHNNSAASEPETAEDADPLAPTVLETAIIVKTPSTNSILPVAQSLDSKLEALRQTLHRHRGERQLIILQDFPDPDALSGAWAYKLIAQQYGIVCDIVYAGALSHQENIALVKLTGLPVTRLAVETAKRKDLSIYQGCVLIDNQGTTSTLTPLIQAAKLPITMIIDHHTQQGNTEAEFIDIRPHIRATATILSQYLQAGLLKFDNQINDHVKCATALMHGLRSDTDALRQAQEEDFLAAAFLSRFYDSQLLSAVLQASRSKRVMDVIERALHNRMIQNNFSIAGVGYLRYEDRDAIPQAADFLLTEENVHTAVVYGIVHDEDQELEVVTGSLRTDKLTLDPDEFIKEAFGQDAHGRFFGGGRSQAGGFEIPMGFLSGCNENKEYARLKWEVFDMQIKQKLLELVNPDTSYPHHSD
- the sixA gene encoding phosphohistidine phosphatase SixA translates to MKLYLIRHGIAADPVEYEKDEDRPLTEDGKRKTQKIAKRLRELDLQFDLILTSPLVRAKQTAELLKNAGLSSKLEESIFLATNGDIQGWFDWLLKWQAAGGDSLALVGHQPNLANWAELLVWGEVKEKLVLKKAGIIGLILPQDGLPLGRCEMFWLTAPKFLIG
- a CDS encoding citrate synthase, producing the protein MSVASEVKTGFEFKPGLEGVPATLSSISYVDGKQGILEYRGIPIEEVALKSSFVETSYLLIWGELPTQAELAEFEHEIRYHRRIKYRIRDMMKCFPETGHPMDALQASAAALGLFYSRRALDDPAYIRAATVRLLAKIPTMVAAFQMMRNGNDPIQPRDDLDYSANFLYMLTEREPDELAARVFDVCLILHAEHTINASTFSARVTASTLTDPYAVVASAVGTLAGPLHGGANEEVIDMLEEIGSVENVRAYVDKCVAGKSKIMGFGHRVYKVKDPRATILQSLVEQLFAKFGSDKYYDIALELEKVVAEKLGHKGIYANVDFYSGLVYRKLGIPTDLFTPIFAIARVAGWVAHWKEQLGENRIYRPTQIYTGSHNAPYIDMESR